ACTTCCCTCTTGGTTTTCAGCAAATTCGCTGATACGCTGGAGGCTCATGGTTTATTTTCCAAAAAAAACAGCACAAAAAATTTCAGGGGCTTGCTGCGCACCCCAGGTATGACTATGCGCACGCATCTATAGCATCTATAAAAGGAGTCGCTAATGAATTTGAAAATTAATAGCCGTCATGTGGAAGTTACCCCTGCCATGCGCTCTCATCTTGAGGCGGGACTAGCAAAAATTCGTAAGCACTTCGATCACGTTATTGATGCATCAGCCTTCCTGGTAGTAGACAAGGCCAAAGAGAAAGACTTGCGTCAAAGCGCCGAGATCACCATTCATCTCAAAGGGAAAGATCTGTTCGCTGAAGCACACAATGCTGATCTCTACCACGCCATGGATGCAGTCGTTGATAAGTTAGAGCGTCAAGTTGTCAAGCACAAAGAAAAGATCCAAGATCATCACCACGAAAAGCATTTTGAGTGATCTTGTACGTCAGGACACCTATAATCAATTCACATGAATGCCCTGACCAATCTTTTTACTCCCGACTGCATTGCATTAGATATCCCCGCCACAAGCAGGGCTGATGCATTTGCAGCCGCTGGAGAACTGTTTTCTAAACAAACAGGAATAACAGCAAACTCCGTTATAGAGTTTCTCAATGCTCGCGAAGATTTAGGCTCTACCGCCCTCGGCGCTGGTGTAGCCATTCCTCACGGCCGCGTGAAAGGCTTAAAGCAGCCGAGCGCCGCTTTTATGAGACTGCAAAACCCCATTGAGTTTGCAGCTCCGGATGGTGAAGCGGTGTCCATCTTGATTTTCTTGCTGGTGCCTGAAAAAGCCACCCAACAACATTTAGAAATTTTGTCTTCAATTGCTCAGCTGCTGTCGGATGCAGATGCTCGCGAGACCTTAACGTCTACCGCAGACCCCTTAAAAGTTTGCGAACTCTTACAACACTGGGGTACAGCAAAATGACTCAGCCATTACTCCTAGAGGGAGTAACTGCTCAGCAGATTTTTGATGACAATGTTTCAGAATTAAAGCTGTCTTGGATTGGCGGTCTTGAAGGTGCCGACCGCACCTTCCCACCAGAAGCGGTAAAAGTAGCTGCAGCCAGCTCCGACTTGGTGGGTCACTTAAACCTTATTCACCCAAGTCGTATTCAAATTTTCGGCGAGCAAGAGATTGAATATCACGCAGCTTTGGAGCCGAAACAAAGACAAGAGCAAATTGCTAGTTTGATCTCCAAGATGCCTCCTTGTGTCATTGTGGCTGATGGTAAGAGTGCGGATCCAGACTTACAACTATTCTGCCAACGCTCCTCAACACCGCTATTCACCACTGCGATTTCTGCTGCGGAAGTCATTGATCATTTACGTATTTACTTAACCAAAATTGGTGCGCCTCAGATCACCATGCATGGTGTCTTCATGGATATTCTGGGCTTGGGCGTGCTCCTTACTGGCGAATCCGGGCTGGGTAAAAGTGAATTAGGTCTTGAGCTCATTTCTCGTGGGCATGGATTAGTAGCCGATGATGCGGTTGACTTTGCACGCCTTGGACCTGATTACATTGAAGGTCGCTGCCCCGTCATCTTGCGCAACCTGCTTGAGGTACGCGGACTAGGATTACTCGACATTCGGACGATCTTTGGTGAAACCGCAGTACGTCGCAAATTAAAACTACGCCTGATTGTTCAGCTTGTTCGTAGAACCGATGGCGAGTTTGAGCGTCTGCCTCTTGAAGCCCAACACATTGATGTGCTGGGCGTTCCGATTCGTACGGTCAAAATTCAGGTGGCTGCGGGTCGCAACTTGGCGGTACTAGTTGAGGCCGCTGTACGCAATACTATTTTGCAATTGCGCGGTATCGATACCTTAAAAGAATTTATCGAGCGTCAACGCATTCAGATGAATGCGGAGTCAGAATCCTCAAAGTCCCAAGGACGCCTACTCTAAGCCATGCAGATCAATCTGATTACCGGAATCTCAGGCTCAGGTAAATCAGTAGCCCTGAGGGCTTTTGAAGATGCCGGCTATGACTGCGTAGACAATCTCCCTGTCTCGCTTCTCGAAAACCTCATTTCTACTCTGGAAAAAGAAAGGTGCGAGCAAGTTGCAGTCGCTATCGATGCTCGTCGTGGGCAATCGATTGAAAACCTACCCTCGATTCTTGAAAACTTACGCAAAAATTACCAAGTCAGAATTGTTTTCTTAAATGCTGACACCAACACCCTCATTCAGCGCTTTTCGGAGACGCGCAGACGCCATCCTTTATCTACCAATGCCAAGCAATCACAATCTGCAACATTAATTGAAGCAATTGATAAAGAACGGAGTCTGCTGGAACCCTTGCGTACCCAAGCGCACAGCATCGATACCAGCAACTTGCCTGCTCATGCACTGCGTTCCTGGATTCAAGACCTCCTCAAAGACAAGCCTGTAGGTCTTACAGTAGTTTTTGAATCATTTGGTTTTAAAAAGGGCGTGCCCAGCGAAGCGGACTTAGTCTTTGATGTGCGTTGCCTACCAAATCCCCACTATGACAAAGTACTGAGGCCCCTCACTGGCAACGACAAGCCAGTTAAAGAATTTCTGGAAAAAATTCCAGAAGTCATGAGCATGGAATCAGACATCACCCAATTCATTAACAAGTGGTTGCCCCATTACATTGCTGATGGTCGCAGTTATTTAACGGTTGCCATTGGTTGTACTGGCGGCCAACATCGCTCCGTCTATCTCGTAGGCCGCCTGAGCGAACACTTTCGCGCTCAAAAAGACCTTATTGACTTGCAGCTGAATTTTTTAGATCGTCATCGCGAACTAGATTCAATCCCTGTAGCAAAAGCTTAATCGGCTGCGGCAAGCCGTAGTGCCCTAGCCGAGTCAGCGGCACCCATTTCAGATCTGGATTTGAAAAAGCAAACTCTTTTGGAGCGCTTACCTGCCATATCTGCATCCACAATTTGCGGTGCGTAAAGACATGCTTAATTTCTTCGGCTCGCTTTAATGATTTACAAACTTTTGTAAGTGCTGACAATTTTTCTTCAGGCAATGTAGCTGCAAATAACTCCTGTGGGCTTATCTCGAGCTCATCAGCACATGACCTCTTAGAGGTCCAAGGACCCTCCGGCAAGGACCACAGACCACCCCAAATGGCTTTACTCGGGCGCTTTTGCAAGAGGATGGAGTTACCCGAACGCATCAACAACATATTGCAATCAAATTCTGGGGATTTCGTCTTCTTGGATTTTTGTGGAAGCAAAAGCACTTGATCGCTTAAATTGGCTTGGCAGTCTTTTGTGAATGGGCATTTTTTTTCAGTTCCCAAACATACTGGTTTGCGTGATGTGCACCAAGTTGCGCCAAAGTCCATCAGTGCCTGGGTATATACGGGCATATCCGTAGGTTTAGTTGGCAGCAAATCCGTTGCTAAATCCCATAGACGATCATTGACCCTCTTATCCTGCATTGCACCTTCGACAGCAAATAAACGCGCCAGAATGCGCTTCACATTCGCATCCAAAATAGGCGCTCGCTCATGAAAAGCAAATGCAGCGATTGCGCCAGCTGTAGATCGCCCAATCCCTTTTAATTGCTCAAGCAAAATGGGGTCACTTGGAAACTTGCCACCGAACTCTGTCATGACTTGCTTTGCGCAAGCGTGTAGATTTCTAGCGCGCGAGTAATAGCCTAATCCTGCCCATTCAGCCAATACTTCATCGATATCAGCAGAAGCTAATTTTTTAACTGTAGGAAAGCGTTTCATGAAGCGCGGGTAGCGCTCAAGGACGGTAGCCACTTGCGTTTGTTGCAACATGATTTCTGAAACCCACACTGCATAAGGGTCTCGATTACCTTGCCAAGGCAAGCCTGAGCGCCCACTGATCGCATGCCAAGTAACTAGCTTTGATGCAAATGTGTTGATCAGCGTTTTTGACATTGAGTACAAAAATAAGTGGAGCGTTGGCCTTGCACTATCTGACTAATAGGCGACTTACACACCTTACATGGCAAGTCTTTGCGGTCATAGACCTTGGTTTGGACCATAAAGTGTCCAGGATCACCATCGCTATTCACAAAATCTTTCAAACTACTACCACCAGCTGCAATAGCTTTTTTCAGAATCAATCTCACCGCTTCAGCCAGGCGAGAACATTGTGGACGCGTGAGTTTTCCTGCAGCTTTAGCTGGATGAATGCCTGCCTCAAATAAACTTTCAGAACAATAAATATTGCCGACACCGACAACCGCTTGCCCTGCTAAAAGAAACTGCTTCACAGCAACACTGCGTTTGCGGGATTTTTGATACAAAATATCCGCGCCCAGCTCACCCGCAAACTCTGGAGAAAATGGCTCAACACCGAGCTTTTGCAAAAGCGCAAATGTTTCAATCGGGCCCCTTGATTTGGGATGCCATAAGACCGCACCGAATTTTCGTGGATCATGCAAACGCAAACTCAATTTACCAAACTCTAGCGTCACGCGATCATGAATCTTGAGGGGATCAGAACTTGGAAGCACACGCAAAGTTCCTGTCATTCCCAAATGAATCAGCAAATAGCCTGCATCCATTTCCAATAAAAGATACTTCCCACGCCTCTCAATGGCATGCACTTTTTGCCCAGGCAAGCTTTTAGAGAGGCTGGCTGGCACTGGCCAACGCAAGCGTCCATCAATAATCTTGACGGCACTGACCTTGCGCCCCTCAAGATGGGGGGCGATTCCTAATCGGGTGACTTCTACTTCTGGGAGTTCTGGCATAAATGGATTGTAGATTCGCGGATTAGAATGTGCTTATGAGTAAATTCATACCAAAACCTTTTTTAAGGGGTTTATTCCTGGCGGCCTTGGCTGGTGGAGTCATTTCATCAGCCCATGCTCAAACCCAGGCAAATGGACTGCAAACTGGTGAAGCTGTCTTTGAGGTACTCGCTTCTGAAATCGCCCTTCAGCGGGGTGAGGCTGGCTTGGCTTACAACACCTATCTGGAGATGGCACGCCAATACCAGGACCCGAGGCTCGCCCAAAGAGCTATGGAAATTGCGATTGCAGGAGGTTCCCCAGATTTAGCTATGCAAGCGGCTAAGACTTGGGATGAACTCTCTCCAGCCTCAGATACCAAACCTAAAGAAGTCCTTATAACGCTATTGGTCTTAAGCAATCGTTGGTCTGATGCCATCAAGCCAGCAATTACTCTATTACGCCAACAAACTCCCGCCCAACAAGAGAACACCCTTTTGCAATTGCAAGCATTGCTTGCTAAAGCGAAAGATGAGTCAGATGCTTTGCGCGCTTTTTATGAAATCGCATCTACTGTCAAGATTCCACCTAAAGATCAGGGCCTACTTTATACCTATGCCATGTCTGCTGAAAAAGTAGGTCGCATGGATGTGATGGAAAAAACTTTGCGCGATATTTTGCGCAAGAACCCAAGCGATGTAAATTCCCTTAATGCGCTTGGTTACTCTTTAGCCGACCGCAATATGAAGTTACCCGAGGCATTTGCGCTCATCAGTAAGGCGCATCAACTGTCTCCAAGAGATAGTTTTATTTTGGACAGCTTGGGCTGGGTCAATTTTCGTCTCGGTAAAAATGCCCTTGCATTAGAGCAATTACAACAAGCATTTGCCATGAAACCAGAGGCTGATATTGCGGCTCATACTGGTGAAGTGTTGTGGGTCATGAATCGCCGCGCGGAAGCAGAAGAGATGTGGCGCCAGGGACAAAAAATCGATGCTAATAATCCAACCTTGAAAGAAACCTTACAACGCCTAAAGCCAGACTGGACAAGGGATGACCAAGCATCTAAGGGTTCATGGGATGGGCGCTTTGCCGTCAAAGTGATTGGCTTAACTGAGTCACAAAACCAAGGTGGCTCAGGTGGTTTTACCTTGACCCAAGAGGCATTAAAAGATGTTTTAGAGATTCGCAATCCTATGGGTGGCTCAATTGCAAAAATTACTATTACGCCGGGTGAAGCCACGCTCGAAAGTGATGGCAAAGTTGTTACAGCAGTTGATGCAGATACCTTAGTACAGAGCACATTAGGCCTACCACTACCAGCGCGCGGATTATCAAACTGGTTAAGAGGCGAAGTGCGGCCCGGAAGTGAAGCAAGTGTTGATAGAAACGCGAAGGGTCAAGTAAATAAAATTAGTCAGGATGGCTGGGACTTGGTATACACATGGAGCAATACTAATCGCCTTGAAAAACTCACGATGACACGTAGCTCCAATATCGGATCGATTGATATACGTCTCGTGTTTGATCGTCCGAATGACTAAGCAAAAGAACAATGGCGAAACCCAATTCTTTATCTCTTCGTTCACCGGCTAAGCTCAATCTTTTTTTACACATCGTCGGACGCAGAGCGGATGGTTATCACCTACTTCAATCTGTTTTTCAACTGATTGACTGGTGCGACACCATCCACCTAAAAAGTATTTCTGAAAATGAAGTGCGCCGCATTAAGCCCATTCCCGGAGTTCCTCCCGAACAAGATTTGGTAGTTCGCGCAGCAAACTTACTAAAAGATTTTTGCAAGATTGGGGCTGGTGTTGAAATCCATCTTCACAAAGAGATTCCGATGGGTGCAGGTATGGGGGGTGGGTCCTCAGATGCAGCAACTACATTGATTGGTCTTAATATCCTTTGGAATCTCAATCTCTCAAAAGAAACGCTTTGCGCCCTGGGGCTTCAGCTCGGAGCCGATGTCCCCTTCTTCATTTTTGGTCAAAATGCCTTTGTTGAAGGCATCGGGGAGAAAATTCAAGAAATTTCCCTCCAAACCCCTGATTTTTTGGTGATATTTCCCAATAAGGGCATCGCTACCGCTAGCATTTTCCAAGACCTGGAATTGACCCGAGATCACGCTCCGATTACAATAGATGGCTTTCTTGCATCGCCATTGTTATATCAATCGAATGATTGTCAGGCTGTAGCGATGCGGATTTGCCCAGAAGTGAAGCAAGCTTTGGATTGGATTACCCAGGCAGTACCGGGCTCACAGCCCCGAATGTCTGGTTCTGGAAGTAGCGTTTTTGCAGTCTTAGACTCTAAGACTGACACCGCGAAACTAGAAAATCTTCTGCAAAATCTTCCTGAAGGGTGGGTAGGTCGGGTTGTTCGGGGGCTAAATAAAAATCCCGCTTACAATTTGATTTCTTCAGATTGACCTGTAGGGGAATCGCCAAGCTGGTTAAGGCACTGGATTTTGATTCCAGCATGCGAAGGTTCGAATCCTTCTTCCCCTGCCAAGTACTGTAGAAACGATAAAGATAACCTTTTGACCCCACAAAACCCATAAGACTATGTCCTCCACAAACGCAGATTTATTGACTCTTTTCACAGGCAACGCAAATCCCGTTTTGGCTGAGGCTGTAGCCAAAGAACTCAAACTCCCAATGGGAAAAGCCTTTGTTGGCCGATTCTCTGATGGCGAGATTCAAGTAGAAATTCAAGAGAATGTCCGCGGCAAGAATGTCGTGGTGATCCAATCAACCTGTGCACCTACAAATGACAGTTTGATGGAACTCATGATCATGATTGATGCTCTGAAACGAGCATCTGCAAGCCGCATAACCGCAGTGATTCCTTACTTCGGTTATGCCCGTCAAGACCGCCGCCCTCGTTCTGCTCGCGTAGCTATTTCCGCTCGCATTGTGGCCAACATGCTTCAGTCAGTTGCTGGCATTGAGCGTGTTTTGACGATGGATCTACACGCTGACCAAATTCAGGGCTTCTTTGATATCCCGGTAGACAACATCTATGCTTCCCCAGTCCTTTTGGCCGACTTAGAAGCGCAGAAAACTAAAAAAGATCTGATCATCGTGTCTCCAGACATTGGCGGCGTGGTTCGAGCCCGTGCAATGGCTAAGCAATTAGGCACTGATTTGGCGATTATTGATAAACGCCGCCCTAAAGCAAACGTATCCGAAGTAATGCACCTCATTGGCGAAGTAGAAGGCCGCCATTGCGTCATCATGGATGACATCATCGATACCGGTGGAACCCTCTGTAAAGCCGCTGAAGCGCTTAAAGAGCGTGGTGCTAAGGGCGTTACCGCCTACTGTACGCACGCCGTGCTCTCAGGCGGTGCTGTAGCTCGTATTGCTGCTTCTGAATTGGATGAGTTGGTTGTTACTGACACCATCCCCTTGACCGCAGAGGCCATGAAAGTATCCAAAATTCGCCAATTGAGCGTTGCTCCGATCCTCGCTGAAACCCTTTCCCGCATTAGCAAAGGTGATTCAGTGATGTCGATGTTTGCTGAATAAGCCAAAAATCACCGTTTTACCCCGGTTTTTGGCAGTTTTAAGCCTTTTGTAGGCAAAAACACCCTTTCCCACGATATAATTGAAGGCTTTTCTGTTTGGTCGCGAACGGAAATTAACCTTAACTAGGAAAATCATCATGAAAGTAGTTGCCTTTGAAAGAAGCGTACAGGGAACGGGTGCGAGCCGCCGTCTGCGCAATTCCGGAAAAACTCCGGGAATCGTTTACGGTAGTAAAGATCCAGCCTTGGTCATCGAGTTAGACCATAACGCGTTGTTCCATGCTCTCCGCAAGGAAGCATTCCACTCATCCATTTTGGATTTGGAAATTAGCGGCAAGACACAAAAAGTGTTGTTGCGCGATTACCAAATGCATCCATTTAAGCCATTGGTATTGCACATTGACTTCCAGCGCGTATCCGCATCTGAGAAAGTTCATATGCGCGTTCCATTGCACTTCGCTAATGCTGACACTTCAGCTGCCGTGAAATTGCAAGGCGCTGTTATTAGCCATATCCTCACTGAACTCGAAGTTTCTTGCTTACCAGCAGACTTGCCAGAGTTCATTGAAGTGGACTTGGCGAAGATTGAAGTTGGTCACGGTATTCACGCTAAAGACATCGCATTGCCAAAAGGCGTTACTTTGGTATTGCATGTTGAGCAAGAGAACCCAGTACTTGCTAACGCACGTATCCCAGCAGCTAAATCTGCTGAGCCTACAGATGCGCCTTCTGCACCAGCAGCGGCAGCTCCTGCAGCTGAAGCACCAAAGGATAAAGCTTAATTATTTAGCTCAATCGCTTGTACAAGAAGGCCTGCGCAAGCGGGCCTTTTTTATTGCCCCAAGTTTTCATTCTTTTTTGGCGAAATGCTTTTATATCTTTAAACTCTCAACATGACTAAATTAATTGTTGGCCTAGGCAA
This region of Polynucleobacter sp. JS-JIR-II-50 genomic DNA includes:
- the hpf gene encoding ribosome hibernation-promoting factor, HPF/YfiA family, whose product is MNLKINSRHVEVTPAMRSHLEAGLAKIRKHFDHVIDASAFLVVDKAKEKDLRQSAEITIHLKGKDLFAEAHNADLYHAMDAVVDKLERQVVKHKEKIQDHHHEKHFE
- a CDS encoding PTS sugar transporter subunit IIA encodes the protein MNALTNLFTPDCIALDIPATSRADAFAAAGELFSKQTGITANSVIEFLNAREDLGSTALGAGVAIPHGRVKGLKQPSAAFMRLQNPIEFAAPDGEAVSILIFLLVPEKATQQHLEILSSIAQLLSDADARETLTSTADPLKVCELLQHWGTAK
- the hprK gene encoding HPr(Ser) kinase/phosphatase; the protein is MTQPLLLEGVTAQQIFDDNVSELKLSWIGGLEGADRTFPPEAVKVAAASSDLVGHLNLIHPSRIQIFGEQEIEYHAALEPKQRQEQIASLISKMPPCVIVADGKSADPDLQLFCQRSSTPLFTTAISAAEVIDHLRIYLTKIGAPQITMHGVFMDILGLGVLLTGESGLGKSELGLELISRGHGLVADDAVDFARLGPDYIEGRCPVILRNLLEVRGLGLLDIRTIFGETAVRRKLKLRLIVQLVRRTDGEFERLPLEAQHIDVLGVPIRTVKIQVAAGRNLAVLVEAAVRNTILQLRGIDTLKEFIERQRIQMNAESESSKSQGRLL
- the rapZ gene encoding RNase adapter RapZ, which gives rise to MQINLITGISGSGKSVALRAFEDAGYDCVDNLPVSLLENLISTLEKERCEQVAVAIDARRGQSIENLPSILENLRKNYQVRIVFLNADTNTLIQRFSETRRRHPLSTNAKQSQSATLIEAIDKERSLLEPLRTQAHSIDTSNLPAHALRSWIQDLLKDKPVGLTVVFESFGFKKGVPSEADLVFDVRCLPNPHYDKVLRPLTGNDKPVKEFLEKIPEVMSMESDITQFINKWLPHYIADGRSYLTVAIGCTGGQHRSVYLVGRLSEHFRAQKDLIDLQLNFLDRHRELDSIPVAKA
- the mutY gene encoding A/G-specific adenine glycosylase, with translation MSKTLINTFASKLVTWHAISGRSGLPWQGNRDPYAVWVSEIMLQQTQVATVLERYPRFMKRFPTVKKLASADIDEVLAEWAGLGYYSRARNLHACAKQVMTEFGGKFPSDPILLEQLKGIGRSTAGAIAAFAFHERAPILDANVKRILARLFAVEGAMQDKRVNDRLWDLATDLLPTKPTDMPVYTQALMDFGATWCTSRKPVCLGTEKKCPFTKDCQANLSDQVLLLPQKSKKTKSPEFDCNMLLMRSGNSILLQKRPSKAIWGGLWSLPEGPWTSKRSCADELEISPQELFAATLPEEKLSALTKVCKSLKRAEEIKHVFTHRKLWMQIWQVSAPKEFAFSNPDLKWVPLTRLGHYGLPQPIKLLLQGLNLVRDDDLKNSAASQ
- the mutM gene encoding bifunctional DNA-formamidopyrimidine glycosylase/DNA-(apurinic or apyrimidinic site) lyase produces the protein MPELPEVEVTRLGIAPHLEGRKVSAVKIIDGRLRWPVPASLSKSLPGQKVHAIERRGKYLLLEMDAGYLLIHLGMTGTLRVLPSSDPLKIHDRVTLEFGKLSLRLHDPRKFGAVLWHPKSRGPIETFALLQKLGVEPFSPEFAGELGADILYQKSRKRSVAVKQFLLAGQAVVGVGNIYCSESLFEAGIHPAKAAGKLTRPQCSRLAEAVRLILKKAIAAGGSSLKDFVNSDGDPGHFMVQTKVYDRKDLPCKVCKSPISQIVQGQRSTYFCTQCQKR
- a CDS encoding outer membrane lipoprotein LolB; the protein is MSKFIPKPFLRGLFLAALAGGVISSAHAQTQANGLQTGEAVFEVLASEIALQRGEAGLAYNTYLEMARQYQDPRLAQRAMEIAIAGGSPDLAMQAAKTWDELSPASDTKPKEVLITLLVLSNRWSDAIKPAITLLRQQTPAQQENTLLQLQALLAKAKDESDALRAFYEIASTVKIPPKDQGLLYTYAMSAEKVGRMDVMEKTLRDILRKNPSDVNSLNALGYSLADRNMKLPEAFALISKAHQLSPRDSFILDSLGWVNFRLGKNALALEQLQQAFAMKPEADIAAHTGEVLWVMNRRAEAEEMWRQGQKIDANNPTLKETLQRLKPDWTRDDQASKGSWDGRFAVKVIGLTESQNQGGSGGFTLTQEALKDVLEIRNPMGGSIAKITITPGEATLESDGKVVTAVDADTLVQSTLGLPLPARGLSNWLRGEVRPGSEASVDRNAKGQVNKISQDGWDLVYTWSNTNRLEKLTMTRSSNIGSIDIRLVFDRPND
- the ispE gene encoding 4-(cytidine 5'-diphospho)-2-C-methyl-D-erythritol kinase codes for the protein MAKPNSLSLRSPAKLNLFLHIVGRRADGYHLLQSVFQLIDWCDTIHLKSISENEVRRIKPIPGVPPEQDLVVRAANLLKDFCKIGAGVEIHLHKEIPMGAGMGGGSSDAATTLIGLNILWNLNLSKETLCALGLQLGADVPFFIFGQNAFVEGIGEKIQEISLQTPDFLVIFPNKGIATASIFQDLELTRDHAPITIDGFLASPLLYQSNDCQAVAMRICPEVKQALDWITQAVPGSQPRMSGSGSSVFAVLDSKTDTAKLENLLQNLPEGWVGRVVRGLNKNPAYNLISSD
- a CDS encoding ribose-phosphate pyrophosphokinase; protein product: MSSTNADLLTLFTGNANPVLAEAVAKELKLPMGKAFVGRFSDGEIQVEIQENVRGKNVVVIQSTCAPTNDSLMELMIMIDALKRASASRITAVIPYFGYARQDRRPRSARVAISARIVANMLQSVAGIERVLTMDLHADQIQGFFDIPVDNIYASPVLLADLEAQKTKKDLIIVSPDIGGVVRARAMAKQLGTDLAIIDKRRPKANVSEVMHLIGEVEGRHCVIMDDIIDTGGTLCKAAEALKERGAKGVTAYCTHAVLSGGAVARIAASELDELVVTDTIPLTAEAMKVSKIRQLSVAPILAETLSRISKGDSVMSMFAE
- a CDS encoding 50S ribosomal protein L25/general stress protein Ctc, whose product is MKVVAFERSVQGTGASRRLRNSGKTPGIVYGSKDPALVIELDHNALFHALRKEAFHSSILDLEISGKTQKVLLRDYQMHPFKPLVLHIDFQRVSASEKVHMRVPLHFANADTSAAVKLQGAVISHILTELEVSCLPADLPEFIEVDLAKIEVGHGIHAKDIALPKGVTLVLHVEQENPVLANARIPAAKSAEPTDAPSAPAAAAPAAEAPKDKA